Proteins from a genomic interval of Chromatiales bacterium:
- the purD gene encoding phosphoribosylamine--glycine ligase, which produces MNVLIVGGGGREHALAWRVAQSPQAEAVYVSPGNAGTALEPRLTNVPIDADDLDALVAFAREKAVGLTIVGPEAPLVIGIVDRFREAGLRVFGPTAAAAELEGSKTYSKDFLARHKIPTAAYASFTEVGPALAYLKNQRFPVVIKADGLAAGKGVVIAESPAVASDTVRDMLDGGAFGAAGQRVVIEEFLRGEEASFIVMVDGEHVLAMASSQDHKARDDGDRGPNTGGMGAYSPAPVVTAEMHDRVMREVMLPTVAGMAAEGRPYTGFLYAGLMIDAAGVPKVLEFNCRFGDPETQPIMMRLKSDLIELCVAATEGRLDQVEARWDSRAALGVVMAAGGYPGRYRSGAPITGLDEAESPGVKVFHAGTRLDNGQVLTAGGRVLCVTALGERILDARVAAYERVATIRWDEVYYRTDIGHRAVGRDLDSDSS; this is translated from the coding sequence ATGAATGTGCTGATCGTCGGTGGTGGCGGACGCGAGCACGCGCTGGCATGGCGCGTCGCGCAGTCGCCGCAGGCCGAGGCGGTGTATGTCTCGCCGGGCAACGCCGGGACCGCGCTCGAACCGCGCCTGACGAATGTCCCGATCGACGCGGACGACCTCGATGCGCTGGTCGCGTTCGCGCGCGAGAAGGCGGTGGGCCTGACCATCGTCGGGCCGGAAGCGCCACTGGTGATCGGCATCGTCGACCGGTTCCGCGAAGCGGGGCTGCGGGTGTTCGGTCCGACGGCGGCCGCGGCTGAACTCGAGGGCTCGAAGACCTATTCGAAGGATTTCCTGGCACGGCACAAGATTCCCACGGCCGCCTATGCGAGCTTCACGGAGGTCGGGCCCGCGCTGGCCTATCTTAAAAATCAGCGGTTCCCGGTCGTGATCAAGGCCGACGGGCTGGCCGCCGGCAAGGGTGTCGTGATTGCCGAGTCGCCTGCGGTTGCGTCGGACACGGTGCGCGACATGCTCGACGGCGGCGCGTTCGGCGCGGCTGGACAGCGCGTCGTCATCGAAGAGTTCCTGCGCGGCGAGGAAGCCAGCTTCATCGTCATGGTCGACGGCGAGCATGTCCTGGCAATGGCGAGTTCGCAGGATCACAAGGCACGCGACGACGGCGATCGCGGGCCGAACACCGGCGGCATGGGCGCGTATTCGCCGGCGCCCGTCGTCACCGCCGAGATGCACGACCGTGTCATGCGCGAGGTCATGCTGCCGACCGTCGCGGGCATGGCCGCGGAGGGTCGACCGTACACCGGGTTCCTGTATGCCGGCCTGATGATCGATGCGGCCGGCGTGCCGAAGGTGCTTGAGTTCAACTGCCGGTTCGGCGACCCGGAAACGCAGCCGATCATGATGCGGCTGAAGTCCGATCTCATCGAGCTGTGCGTGGCCGCCACCGAAGGGCGGCTCGACCAGGTCGAGGCGCGCTGGGATTCACGCGCGGCGCTGGGTGTGGTGATGGCCGCGGGCGGCTACCCCGGACGCTATCGCAGCGGCGCGCCGATCACCGGGCTGGACGAGGCCGAAAGCCCGGGCGTCAAGGTGTTCCACGCCGGTACGCGGCTCGACAACGGCCAGGTGCTGACCGCGGGTGGCCGTGTGCTGTGTGTGACCGCCCTCGGCGAGCGCATCCTGGATGCGCGCGTCGCCGCCTACGAACGCGTCGCGACGATCCGCTGGGACGAGGTCTATTACCGCACCGACATTGGTCATCGCGCGGTCGGACGCGATCTGGATTCCGATTCGAGCTGA
- the purH gene encoding bifunctional phosphoribosylaminoimidazolecarboxamide formyltransferase/IMP cyclohydrolase: MNRIQRALISVSDKTGIADFAQALAGRGVAILSTGGTARLLREAGVEVTDVSEHTGFPEMMDGRVKTLHPRVHGGILGRRGIDDAVMREHGIAPIDLVVVNLYPFESTVANPACEFADAIENIDIGGPTLLRAAAKNHASVGVVVDPSDYARVLDSMDAHAGALDDALRLDLATRAFEHTGRYDGAIANWLGSLDDGKAPATNLPRTLSLQYVRVQPMRYGENPHQGAAFYREHSPAEIGIATARQLQGKELSYNNIADADAALECVKQFESPCCVIVKHANPCGVAEADEIARAYDLAFETDPESAFGGIIAFNRPLDEATAKAIVERQFVEVIIAPAIEPGAVAAVAAKKNVRLLETGEWTESLARLDFKRVNGGLLVQDADLSLCESLRTATDRAPTKDEAVDLVFAWKVAKFVKSNAIVYAKGRRTIGVGAGQMSRVNSARIAAIKAEHAGLEVKGAVMASDAFFPFRDGIDQAAAAGIVAVIQPGGSMRDEEVVTAANEHGMAMVFTGMRHFRH, from the coding sequence CATCAGCGTATCGGACAAGACCGGGATCGCCGACTTCGCGCAAGCGCTGGCTGGTCGTGGCGTGGCGATCCTCTCGACCGGCGGCACCGCGCGTCTGCTGAGGGAAGCAGGCGTCGAGGTGACCGACGTCTCCGAGCACACGGGCTTCCCCGAGATGATGGACGGTCGCGTGAAGACCCTGCATCCGCGCGTGCATGGCGGGATTCTGGGGCGGCGCGGCATCGACGATGCGGTCATGCGCGAGCATGGCATTGCGCCGATCGATCTGGTGGTCGTGAACCTGTATCCGTTCGAATCCACCGTGGCGAATCCGGCGTGCGAATTCGCCGATGCCATCGAGAACATCGACATCGGCGGGCCGACCCTGCTGCGCGCGGCCGCGAAGAACCATGCCAGCGTCGGAGTGGTCGTCGATCCATCCGACTACGCGCGCGTGCTGGATTCAATGGATGCGCATGCTGGTGCGCTGGACGACGCATTGCGTCTGGACCTCGCAACACGCGCGTTCGAACACACCGGGCGCTATGACGGCGCGATCGCAAACTGGCTCGGCTCGCTCGACGACGGGAAGGCCCCGGCAACCAATCTGCCGCGCACCCTGTCGTTGCAGTATGTCCGCGTCCAGCCGATGCGCTATGGCGAGAATCCGCATCAGGGCGCGGCGTTCTATCGGGAACACAGTCCGGCCGAGATCGGCATCGCAACCGCACGCCAGCTGCAGGGCAAGGAACTCTCCTACAACAACATCGCCGACGCCGATGCCGCACTCGAATGCGTGAAGCAGTTCGAGAGCCCGTGCTGCGTGATCGTGAAACACGCCAATCCATGCGGAGTCGCGGAGGCCGACGAAATCGCCAGGGCCTACGATCTGGCGTTCGAAACCGATCCGGAATCGGCCTTCGGCGGGATCATCGCGTTCAACCGGCCGCTGGATGAAGCCACCGCGAAGGCGATCGTCGAGCGGCAGTTCGTCGAGGTCATCATCGCACCGGCGATCGAACCCGGCGCCGTCGCGGCCGTCGCCGCGAAGAAGAACGTGCGCCTGCTGGAAACCGGGGAATGGACCGAGTCGCTCGCACGGCTGGATTTCAAACGCGTCAACGGCGGGCTGCTGGTTCAGGACGCCGATCTTTCGCTGTGCGAGAGTCTGCGCACGGCGACCGATCGCGCACCAACCAAGGACGAGGCCGTTGATCTGGTCTTCGCCTGGAAGGTCGCCAAATTCGTCAAATCCAACGCCATCGTCTATGCGAAGGGTCGACGCACGATCGGGGTTGGCGCCGGCCAGATGAGTCGCGTCAACAGCGCGCGCATCGCCGCAATCAAGGCCGAACACGCCGGGCTCGAAGTGAAGGGTGCCGTCATGGCCTCCGATGCGTTCTTTCCCTTTCGCGACGGGATCGACCAGGCCGCGGCCGCTGGCATCGTCGCGGTGATTCAGCCCGGTGGTTCCATGCGCGATGAGGAAGTCGTCACGGCCGCCAACGAACACGGCATGGCGATGGTGTTCACCGGCATGCGCCACTTCCGGCACTGA
- a CDS encoding CbiX/SirB N-terminal domain-containing protein, which produces MRALVLVAHGSRRGASNDEVRELAARLAAQAGARFELVRAAFLELAEPSIPDGITQCVRDGAGEVVVLPYFLSAGRHVATDIPAAVDEARAANPDADIRLAPYLGQSAVLATALLELAG; this is translated from the coding sequence ATGCGCGCGCTGGTACTGGTCGCTCACGGATCACGCCGCGGGGCATCCAACGACGAGGTGCGTGAGCTGGCCGCGCGACTCGCCGCACAGGCCGGTGCACGTTTCGAACTGGTGCGCGCGGCGTTTCTGGAACTGGCCGAGCCATCGATCCCGGACGGCATCACGCAGTGCGTGCGCGACGGCGCAGGCGAGGTTGTCGTGCTGCCGTATTTCTTGTCCGCCGGACGCCATGTCGCAACCGACATTCCCGCAGCGGTGGACGAGGCAAGGGCCGCAAACCCCGACGCAGACATTCGACTTGCGCCGTACCTGGGCCAGTCGGCCGTATTGGCGACCGCGCTGCTGGAACTGGCGGGATAG